In Egicoccus sp. AB-alg6-2, a genomic segment contains:
- a CDS encoding glutamate synthase-related protein has translation MSETSSRPALSNAVDADVARRRAARAVAFDPTAERDACGIGFVAHVDGQPRRSIVAMALQGLTGVEHRGAVAADGRSGDGAGVLTQIPRQLAATWAAELGSDDVAADDLGLAFLFLRPGDDEAARADRSTARAAFEAACATEGVRFVGWRPVPNRPEVIGELAAAVQPALEQALFVRPDPGGARDDRELERLAYRLRRRARKTCEAAGARFYAASCSFVTVVYKAMANADQLDVFYPDLGDERYTSALAVFHSRFSTNTTPSWERAQPFRMLCHNGEINTIAGNGNLMRAREGQLVAGSLSVDGSDWVDPQLLVPVVDDEQSDSAKLDQALELLVHGGRDVRHAQAMLVPQVWEGARDLDPEIRDFYRYHATLVEPWDGPAGLIFTDGRRVGATLDRNGLRPLRYHVCEDGVVVASSEVGAVPTGDAGAIRRERLGPGQMLCVDPDEGGLQEDREVKLQLGRRAPYGVWLHEHVRQVRAGLPVETAPADLRRRQLAYGFTKEEVISILRPMATQGKETISSMGDDTPIEPLSHVRRPVSHYLKQRFAQVTNPPIDHYRESQVMSLRTYLGPRQPILTERPEAARLLELGSFFLFPEGLQRIVLDPDIPFGVQAVDATFPVAQGTGGLRPALDRLGEEAEAHVRAGAGIVVVSDGGTDDDRCRIPILLAVGAVHQHLLDVGLRTRTSIVAETDEARETHDAATLLGYGADAIVPRLVLQTIADLADEGRIGGDNPTANVAQERYRNAVEDGVLKIMSKMGISVLDSYRSAQTFEALGLGPEVIERCFTGTVSKLGGLTLDDLAEDVLAQHAEAYGAPVDDLPDLSSPGIIKWRKGGEYHDMNKPVIDALHDVLGLGRKPRTDPFTLAGAGAGAEALDGSRDLVDGQTAALLRSAAEQGRWDLYQRFSETVRDRPVAYPRDFLRPLGSGPSIAVDEVESARSIARRFSTGAMSHGALSAEAHETLAAALNMIGGKANSGEGGEDPARFRTRGSARDLDCRIKQVASGRFGVTPAYLANAELLQIKMAQGSKPGEGGQIPGHKVTDEIARLRHTTPGVTLISPPPHHDIYSIEDLAQLIFDLKQVNPLAQVDVKLVAAAGIGTVAAGVAKALADSIHISGNDGGTGASPLSSIQHAGMPWELGLTEVQQALRVNGLRGRVKLRVDGGFKTGHDVLLAALLGADEYAFGTAALFAEGCIMARACHRDTCPVGIATQRRELRDKFAGTPEMVAGYLLMVAEEVRHLLAGMGLRSLDEAIGRVDLLEARQDLEGRAATLDVSALLQDAGRGERRFVEREPIQEPRSQLGDRVFEDSLETVFLGGIVEYTYRIANADRTVGARIGGAVGLEFGEGAPNGLARLRFTGAAGQSFGAFASRGLELVLDGEANDYVGKGLGGGRIVIRPPQDDAGDPVLVGNTVLYGATAGELFVAGRAGERFAVRNSGATAVVEGTGDHACEYMTGGTIVILGPTGQNVGAGMSGGECYVVDTTGDLLAHVNRQLVEAHRPNGGQLVQVRELVERHATLTGSSRAHRVLDDWDEVAGKLWRIAPKSELERVASVGAGGVSVD, from the coding sequence GTGTCCGAGACCTCGTCGCGCCCCGCGCTGTCGAACGCCGTCGATGCCGACGTCGCCCGGCGGCGCGCCGCCAGGGCCGTCGCCTTCGACCCGACCGCCGAGCGAGATGCCTGCGGCATCGGGTTCGTTGCGCACGTGGACGGCCAGCCACGCCGCTCCATCGTCGCGATGGCGTTGCAGGGACTCACGGGCGTCGAGCATCGTGGTGCCGTCGCCGCGGACGGTCGATCCGGTGACGGTGCCGGTGTGCTGACCCAGATTCCGCGTCAGCTGGCCGCGACGTGGGCCGCCGAACTGGGCAGCGACGACGTCGCCGCCGACGACTTGGGACTGGCATTTCTGTTCCTGCGTCCGGGGGACGACGAAGCGGCACGGGCGGACCGGTCCACGGCCCGAGCGGCGTTCGAGGCGGCCTGCGCGACCGAGGGCGTGCGGTTCGTCGGCTGGCGGCCGGTCCCCAACCGCCCCGAGGTCATCGGCGAGCTGGCGGCCGCCGTCCAGCCGGCACTGGAACAGGCGCTGTTCGTGCGTCCCGATCCGGGTGGCGCCCGCGACGACCGGGAGCTCGAACGCCTGGCCTATCGGTTGCGTCGACGCGCCCGCAAGACGTGCGAAGCAGCCGGAGCACGCTTCTACGCCGCCTCGTGCTCGTTCGTGACGGTCGTCTACAAGGCGATGGCAAACGCCGACCAACTCGACGTCTTCTATCCCGACCTCGGTGACGAGCGCTACACCTCGGCGCTGGCGGTGTTCCACTCGCGGTTCTCAACCAACACCACCCCGAGCTGGGAGCGGGCGCAGCCGTTCCGGATGCTGTGTCACAACGGCGAGATCAACACGATCGCCGGCAACGGCAACCTGATGCGTGCCCGGGAAGGTCAGCTCGTCGCGGGATCGTTGTCCGTGGACGGCAGCGACTGGGTCGACCCTCAGCTGCTGGTGCCGGTCGTGGACGACGAGCAGTCCGACTCGGCCAAGCTCGACCAGGCGCTGGAGCTGCTGGTCCACGGCGGCCGCGACGTCCGGCACGCGCAGGCCATGCTCGTCCCGCAGGTCTGGGAGGGTGCCCGTGACCTCGACCCCGAGATCCGCGACTTCTACCGGTATCACGCCACCCTGGTCGAGCCGTGGGACGGGCCGGCCGGGCTGATCTTCACCGACGGGCGGCGCGTGGGTGCGACGCTCGACCGCAACGGCCTGCGTCCCCTGCGCTACCACGTGTGCGAGGACGGCGTCGTGGTCGCCTCGTCCGAGGTCGGCGCCGTACCCACCGGCGATGCGGGGGCGATCAGGCGCGAGCGTCTCGGACCCGGACAGATGCTGTGCGTCGACCCCGACGAGGGCGGGCTGCAGGAGGACCGCGAGGTCAAGCTCCAGCTCGGGCGTCGGGCGCCCTACGGCGTCTGGCTGCACGAGCACGTCCGTCAGGTGCGTGCGGGCCTGCCGGTCGAGACGGCACCGGCCGACCTGCGGCGACGCCAGCTCGCGTACGGGTTCACCAAGGAGGAGGTGATCTCCATCCTGCGGCCCATGGCGACGCAGGGCAAGGAGACCATCTCGTCGATGGGTGACGACACCCCCATCGAGCCGCTCTCGCACGTGCGCCGGCCCGTCTCCCACTACCTCAAGCAGCGGTTCGCCCAGGTCACCAACCCGCCCATCGACCATTACCGCGAGTCGCAGGTCATGAGCCTGCGCACCTACCTGGGACCGCGACAGCCGATCCTCACCGAGCGTCCCGAGGCGGCCCGGTTGCTCGAACTCGGCTCGTTCTTCCTGTTTCCCGAGGGACTGCAACGGATCGTGCTCGACCCCGACATCCCGTTCGGCGTGCAGGCGGTCGACGCCACCTTCCCCGTCGCGCAAGGCACTGGGGGCCTGCGCCCCGCGCTCGACCGTCTCGGCGAAGAGGCGGAGGCGCACGTGCGGGCCGGCGCGGGCATCGTGGTCGTCTCCGACGGTGGCACCGACGACGACCGCTGCCGCATCCCGATCCTGCTCGCCGTCGGCGCCGTGCACCAGCACCTGCTCGACGTCGGGCTGCGCACCCGGACCTCGATCGTCGCGGAGACCGACGAGGCCCGCGAGACCCATGACGCGGCCACGCTGCTCGGCTACGGCGCCGACGCGATCGTGCCCCGCCTGGTGCTGCAGACGATCGCCGACCTGGCCGACGAGGGGCGCATCGGCGGGGACAACCCGACGGCGAACGTGGCGCAGGAGCGGTACCGCAACGCCGTCGAGGACGGCGTCCTCAAGATCATGTCGAAGATGGGCATCTCGGTGCTCGACAGCTACCGCAGTGCCCAGACCTTCGAGGCGCTCGGGCTCGGTCCGGAGGTGATCGAGCGCTGTTTCACCGGCACGGTCTCCAAGTTGGGCGGCCTGACCCTCGACGACCTCGCCGAGGACGTGCTCGCGCAGCACGCCGAGGCGTACGGCGCCCCGGTCGACGACCTGCCCGACCTCAGCAGTCCCGGCATCATCAAGTGGCGCAAGGGCGGCGAGTACCACGACATGAACAAGCCGGTCATCGACGCCCTGCACGACGTGCTCGGTCTCGGCCGCAAGCCACGCACCGACCCCTTCACGCTCGCGGGCGCTGGTGCCGGGGCCGAGGCGCTGGACGGTAGCCGCGACCTGGTCGACGGGCAGACGGCCGCGTTGCTGCGCAGTGCGGCTGAACAGGGGCGGTGGGACCTGTACCAGCGCTTCTCCGAGACGGTCCGCGACCGCCCCGTCGCCTATCCGCGTGACTTCCTGCGTCCCCTCGGGTCCGGCCCGTCCATCGCGGTCGACGAGGTGGAGTCCGCGCGGAGCATCGCGCGACGGTTCTCGACCGGGGCGATGTCCCACGGGGCCCTGTCCGCCGAAGCGCACGAGACGCTGGCGGCGGCCCTGAACATGATCGGCGGTAAGGCCAACTCCGGCGAGGGTGGTGAGGATCCGGCCCGCTTCCGCACCCGCGGAAGTGCCCGTGACCTCGACTGCCGCATCAAGCAGGTGGCCTCGGGACGGTTCGGTGTGACGCCCGCCTACCTCGCCAACGCCGAGCTGCTGCAGATCAAGATGGCGCAGGGCTCCAAGCCTGGCGAAGGCGGGCAGATCCCCGGGCACAAGGTGACCGACGAGATCGCGCGGCTCCGCCACACGACCCCCGGGGTCACGCTGATCAGTCCGCCGCCGCACCACGACATCTACTCCATCGAGGATCTCGCCCAGCTGATCTTCGACCTCAAACAGGTCAACCCGTTGGCGCAGGTCGACGTCAAGCTCGTGGCGGCCGCCGGCATCGGCACCGTCGCCGCGGGCGTCGCGAAGGCCCTGGCCGACTCGATCCACATCTCGGGCAACGACGGGGGCACGGGCGCGTCGCCGCTCTCGTCCATCCAGCACGCCGGCATGCCGTGGGAGCTCGGCCTGACCGAGGTTCAGCAGGCGCTTCGTGTCAACGGGCTGCGGGGCCGCGTCAAGCTGCGTGTCGACGGCGGCTTCAAGACCGGCCACGACGTGCTCCTGGCCGCCCTGCTCGGCGCCGACGAGTACGCCTTCGGCACCGCCGCGCTGTTCGCCGAGGGGTGCATCATGGCCCGGGCCTGTCACCGCGACACCTGCCCGGTCGGCATCGCGACCCAGCGCCGTGAGTTGCGCGACAAGTTCGCGGGTACGCCCGAGATGGTGGCCGGCTACCTGCTGATGGTCGCCGAGGAGGTCCGCCACCTCCTGGCCGGCATGGGACTGCGCTCGTTGGACGAGGCGATCGGACGGGTCGACCTGCTCGAGGCGCGGCAGGACCTCGAGGGGCGGGCGGCCACACTCGACGTGTCCGCACTGCTGCAGGACGCCGGCCGTGGTGAGCGCCGTTTCGTGGAACGCGAGCCCATCCAGGAGCCGCGGAGCCAGCTCGGCGACCGCGTCTTCGAGGACTCGCTCGAAACCGTCTTCCTCGGCGGCATCGTCGAATACACCTACCGGATCGCCAACGCCGACCGGACCGTCGGCGCGCGCATCGGCGGCGCGGTCGGGCTGGAGTTCGGGGAGGGCGCCCCCAACGGGCTGGCGCGGTTGCGGTTCACCGGTGCGGCCGGGCAGTCGTTCGGCGCGTTCGCCAGCCGCGGCCTCGAACTCGTCCTCGATGGCGAGGCGAACGACTACGTGGGCAAGGGCCTCGGCGGTGGACGCATCGTGATCCGCCCCCCGCAGGACGACGCCGGCGATCCGGTCCTGGTCGGCAACACCGTCCTGTACGGCGCCACGGCGGGGGAGTTGTTCGTCGCGGGTCGCGCCGGCGAGCGCTTCGCGGTCCGCAACTCGGGTGCGACGGCGGTCGTCGAGGGCACCGGTGACCACGCCTGCGAGTACATGACCGGCGGCACGATCGTGATCCTCGGTCCGACGGGTCAGAACGTCGGAGCCGGCATGAGCGGGGGCGAGTGCTACGTGGTCGACACCACCGGGGACCTGCTGGCGCACGTCAACCGGCAACTGGTCGAGGCGCACCGCCCGAACGGCGGGCAGCTCGTGCAGGTGCGCGAACTCGTCGAGCGGCACGCGACCCTGACCGGTTCGAGCCGGGCGCACCGCGTCCTGGACGACTGGGACGAGGTGGCCGGCAAGCTGTGGCGCATCGCCCCGAAGTCCGAACTCGAACGCGTCGCGTCGGTCGGCGCGGGCGGCGTCAGCGTCGACTGA
- a CDS encoding enoyl-CoA hydratase/isomerase family protein: MSVRTQRRDDGVAILTLDEPDRRNAMTQDMGDALRDAAAALHDDDGLRVVVLTGAPPAFSAGGDLAMLEDLARRTRDEGLDATGFMRDFYARFLSLRDLPVPVIAAINGHAIGAGLCVALACDLRIVAEDAKVGLNFARLGLHPGMGGSWLLARAIGHQRAADWLYTGRLVTGREAADAGLAIDAVAADEVLPRAIALAEEIAAAAPVTVRQLKETLATTADADLDTALAREAACQAVSYGTDDLLEGLAAGRDRRTPVFTGR; encoded by the coding sequence GTGAGTGTGCGCACGCAACGTCGCGACGACGGCGTCGCGATCCTGACCCTGGACGAACCCGACCGTCGCAACGCCATGACCCAGGACATGGGCGACGCGCTGCGCGACGCCGCGGCAGCATTGCACGACGACGACGGACTCCGGGTGGTGGTATTGACCGGGGCCCCGCCCGCCTTCTCCGCCGGCGGCGACCTGGCGATGCTTGAGGACCTCGCCCGGCGGACCCGGGACGAGGGCCTGGACGCGACCGGGTTCATGCGTGACTTCTACGCCCGCTTCCTCAGCCTGCGCGACCTCCCGGTGCCCGTGATCGCGGCGATCAACGGGCACGCGATCGGTGCGGGCCTGTGCGTCGCCCTGGCCTGCGACCTGCGCATCGTCGCCGAGGACGCGAAGGTCGGGCTCAACTTCGCCCGGCTGGGACTGCACCCGGGCATGGGCGGATCGTGGCTGCTCGCGCGCGCGATCGGTCATCAGCGTGCCGCCGACTGGCTCTACACCGGCCGGCTGGTGACCGGACGCGAGGCGGCGGACGCCGGTCTGGCCATCGACGCGGTTGCGGCGGACGAGGTGCTGCCCCGCGCCATCGCGCTGGCCGAGGAGATCGCGGCCGCCGCGCCGGTCACCGTGCGCCAACTGAAGGAGACGCTGGCGACGACGGCCGACGCCGACCTCGACACCGCGCTGGCGCGCGAGGCGGCCTGCCAGGCCGTCAGCTACGGCACCGACGACCTGCTCGAGGGTCTCGCCGCCGGCCGCGACCGACGCACGCCCGTGTTCACCGGCCGGTGA
- a CDS encoding ABC transporter permease translates to MRTRQMLLVAGREIRQRLRSKAFVGTTLLLAVVTLAGAVVFAMGDQIFAGDDDETATTEPVEIVVAGELSDAARAAIAASAGAEPRFVEVADEAAARAAVAEGADFAVVDGGRRLLAPPPSGPFASPIPFGLAEGLGVAAELDAAGVAAEEVRTALTAPPVPVETVETGAGVDAETAESRFAVAYAGSFFLYLALIFFAQIVATGVIEEKGSRVVELMLPAVPARQLLGGKLIGLGIVGTVQVLVIIAPGLLFLLVREPELLPPGIGAAIASVIVFFVLGFALYAGVTGGLAAMASRLEDLQAVVMPLWAILIVAFMLAFPTLHAPESRLAVVATFVPFSAPFVVPVRLALVDLPLWQAALSSAIVVLTAVVLTLLAARLYEGSILRSGGKVGYRTAWRGAKD, encoded by the coding sequence ATGCGGACCCGACAGATGCTGCTGGTGGCCGGACGCGAGATCCGCCAGCGCCTGCGATCCAAGGCGTTCGTCGGTACGACGCTGCTGCTGGCGGTGGTGACCCTGGCCGGCGCGGTCGTGTTCGCCATGGGCGACCAGATCTTCGCCGGGGACGACGACGAGACGGCCACGACCGAACCCGTCGAGATCGTGGTCGCCGGCGAGCTCTCGGACGCCGCGCGTGCCGCGATCGCGGCCAGTGCCGGCGCCGAGCCCCGCTTCGTCGAGGTCGCCGACGAGGCGGCGGCCCGCGCCGCCGTGGCGGAGGGTGCCGACTTCGCCGTGGTCGACGGCGGCAGGCGGCTGCTCGCGCCACCCCCCTCCGGGCCGTTTGCGTCCCCGATTCCGTTCGGGCTGGCCGAGGGCCTGGGCGTTGCCGCCGAGTTGGACGCCGCCGGCGTCGCCGCCGAGGAGGTCCGGACGGCGCTGACTGCCCCGCCCGTCCCCGTCGAGACGGTCGAGACGGGTGCCGGTGTCGACGCGGAGACCGCCGAGTCGCGCTTCGCCGTCGCCTACGCCGGTTCGTTCTTCCTCTACCTGGCGTTGATCTTCTTCGCGCAGATCGTGGCCACCGGGGTCATCGAGGAGAAGGGCTCCCGCGTCGTCGAGCTGATGCTGCCGGCCGTACCCGCCCGCCAACTCCTCGGTGGCAAGCTGATCGGGCTCGGCATCGTGGGGACGGTGCAGGTGCTCGTCATCATCGCTCCGGGACTGCTCTTCCTGCTGGTGCGCGAACCGGAGTTGCTCCCGCCCGGCATCGGCGCCGCCATCGCGTCGGTGATCGTGTTCTTCGTCCTCGGCTTCGCGCTCTACGCCGGCGTGACCGGCGGACTCGCGGCCATGGCGTCGCGCCTCGAGGACCTGCAGGCCGTCGTCATGCCGCTGTGGGCCATCCTCATCGTCGCCTTCATGCTCGCGTTCCCGACGTTGCACGCGCCAGAGAGCCGGCTGGCCGTGGTGGCGACCTTCGTGCCGTTCTCCGCCCCGTTCGTGGTCCCCGTCCGGTTGGCGCTGGTGGACCTGCCGCTGTGGCAGGCCGCGCTGTCCAGCGCGATCGTGGTGCTCACGGCGGTCGTGCTCACCCTGTTGGCGGCGCGCCTCTACGAGGGCTCCATCCTGCGCAGCGGCGGCAAGGTCGGGTATCGCACCGCCTGGCGGGGCGCCAAGGACTGA